One part of the Hyalangium gracile genome encodes these proteins:
- a CDS encoding GAF domain-containing protein gives MAEVTLDLRGTPKAEAYGELKRHVEAVLEGIDDEIAAMSTMSCLLHHAFGHLWTGFYRVVQPGKLLRVGPYQGTLGCLEIKFGKGVCGAAAATRETVVVPDVHAFPGHITCDGRSQSEIVVPVFGPTRELIAVLDIDSEHKATFDEVDRRELEALMGWFSRKR, from the coding sequence ATGGCCGAAGTCACCCTGGATCTGCGCGGCACGCCCAAGGCGGAGGCCTACGGCGAGCTGAAGCGGCACGTCGAGGCGGTGCTGGAGGGCATCGACGACGAGATCGCCGCCATGTCCACCATGAGCTGCCTGCTGCACCACGCCTTCGGGCACCTGTGGACGGGCTTCTACCGGGTGGTGCAGCCCGGGAAGCTGCTGCGGGTGGGCCCGTACCAGGGGACGCTGGGGTGCCTGGAGATCAAGTTCGGCAAGGGCGTGTGCGGCGCGGCGGCGGCCACCCGCGAGACGGTGGTGGTGCCGGACGTGCACGCGTTCCCGGGGCACATCACCTGTGACGGGCGCTCGCAGTCGGAGATCGTCGTCCCGGTGTTCGGGCCGACGCGGGAGCTCATCGCCGTGCTGGACATCGACTCGGAGCACAAGGCCACCTTCGACGAGGTGGACCGGCGGGAGCTCGAGGCGCTGATGGGCTGGTTCTCGCGCAAGCGCTAG
- a CDS encoding TMEM165/GDT1 family protein, with protein sequence MEAVVSSFLLVAASEMGDKTQLLAFSLVTRFRKPWTVMAGILVATLANHALASSVGSWVSAHVPARVMAGILAVTFIGFGLWTLKPDTHEDAEKPPRFGAFLTTTVLFFLAEMGDKTQLATVALAARYLSVLQVTVGTTLGMLFSDGLAVFLGDRLAGRVQTKALRWVAASLFFVFGALSLWAAVRGP encoded by the coding sequence ATGGAAGCGGTGGTGAGCTCTTTCCTCCTCGTGGCCGCCAGTGAGATGGGCGACAAGACGCAGCTGCTCGCGTTCTCGCTCGTCACGCGGTTCCGCAAGCCGTGGACGGTGATGGCGGGCATCCTCGTGGCCACGCTGGCCAACCATGCGCTGGCCTCCAGCGTGGGCAGCTGGGTGTCCGCGCACGTGCCCGCACGGGTGATGGCGGGCATCCTCGCCGTCACCTTCATCGGCTTCGGGCTGTGGACGCTCAAGCCGGACACGCACGAGGACGCGGAGAAGCCGCCGCGCTTCGGCGCCTTCCTCACCACCACCGTCCTCTTCTTCCTGGCGGAGATGGGAGACAAGACGCAGCTGGCCACGGTGGCGCTCGCGGCGCGCTACCTGAGCGTGCTGCAGGTGACGGTGGGGACCACCCTGGGGATGCTCTTCTCGGACGGGCTGGCGGTGTTCCTGGGCGACAGGCTCGCCGGACGGGTGCAGACGAAGGCGCTGCGGTGGGTGGCCGCCTCGCTCTTCTTCGTGTTCGGTGCGCTGTCGCTGTGGGCCGCGGTGCGCGGCCCGTAG